The Betta splendens chromosome 7, fBetSpl5.4, whole genome shotgun sequence genome includes a window with the following:
- the spen gene encoding msx2-interacting protein isoform X1: MVRETRHLWVGNLPENVREEKIIEHFKRYGRVESVKVLPKRGSEGGVAAFVDFVDIKSAQKAHNAINKMGDRDLRTDYNEPGTIPSAARGLDDSLSLGSRGRDVSGFTRAAGGVVYGPPTSLHSRDGRYERRLDGTAESRERAYDHSAYGHHERPGSSFDRQRHYETDYYRDTRERTLSTAGSGSGTSSGSSTTVSSGVGGTIVSTAAGNTGTSGSAGGTTGGSGGSTSSGVGFYRSHSRSPCRFETPEPRYESRGREPFTLASVVHRDLYREDRGRRGDRSYRHSRSRSPHSTHSRNPSPQRLASQATRPPRSHSGSGSRSRSSSSDSVSSTSSSTSGSDSSSSSSDDSPARSVQSAAVPAPTALPLSSLDKDEPRKSFGIKVQNLPVRSTDTSLKDGLFHEFKKHGKVTSVQIHGASEERYGLVFFRQQEDQEKALGASKGKLFFGMQIDVTAWNGPETESENEFRPLDERIDEFHPKATRTLFIGNLEKTTTYHDLLNIFQRFGEIVDIDIKKVNGAPQYAFLQYCDIASVCKAIKKMDGEYLGNNRLKLGFGKSMPTTCVWLDGLASNTTEQFLTRHFCRYGHVVKVVFDRMKGMALILYNNIEYAQAAVKDTKGWKIGGSKIKVDFANQESQMAFYRSMQASGQDIRDFYDILSERRDDRRTQYEFPAERQYYENVRTPGAYTEDSRRKYSARSREFYTEWDPYQGDYYDPQYFEDPREYREYRADPYEQDIRKYSYLQRERERERERFETDRGRDHGRRTIERSQSPSHISNRRPASPTASPSLSERIPSDSDRRICCRSSDRSGSCSSVSPPRFEKLEKTRSERYNTDKLEKDRVFEVERSSLVEKEKRAGRKDRGDKDKTEKQRLKKLKVTSPIIQACETDPEIERDVSPESALRSKNSKVLKEGLSKGRLDLLPCVVQLTRVKEKEGKLIGQTVQDKQVQRGGGDSPRLASPSSDQRSPLFRTEPSKVDISKHGKVPRDKNMHSLVEVIEKDTKVKSKKHGKAEIGFDSSICVDIDRLAARKRRFEDSGKNERQKRTSDEDLARSGLHKPWNNTKETDLDRNPFIKGSHKKEHHKDKGVRVVSVSSPSEEQDCERNSVGLSLERASQLGELPEDSSDQLDSAYLKMDLEGSKSDTHSSLTKTPDDGSLDLNEQKPVQSENEQGSVKCRDFIDGEEHSHVDQINLCTKQIEHNQWSRSKPGDPEKSIKFEKPSNKETRDFEKDYIIHDARKPILEVANDDFSSSKRKKVETFDFEMGAAKGERSFASSEKLNEETYHTITSPVGTGHFSTNDEDGTAHILMSVVNKDRKSSPIIDDKLAHIESVKNNLGLTTRHFQSSDIELPKLKTTLLGCDEELMQRWERRMKSDSLRREMTFPSDVVKLESICKRLSQDLEPGEVQSDSDEDDDNGENKHISPKSSSLSYILREHDERMIDLKHSGSLEKNKFYSFALDKTITPDTKALLERAKTLYSSREDNWSFLPSRFPTSHSCSDKDKVELAPRPIPSWYKKKIRTNSDEKHHDKKEDLNPQDQERQELFASRFLHSSIFEQDSRRLQHLERKDQDSETRTGRSFAKPAATERPSDSGSSDIPQEPIVLFHRRFLEFQQQKDKDHPTPDTENDLLATDMKREEVENSDTLLSDKISEQLLKVENKSTSPTLALSVLQFDASPKEMSPEKKDFLTSSVDQTVSCIKEESEDLVVEMSLPHCLPMDDLKPVVPKLSISPPTASSDIVNDLETKIELHEPKVKIGDGKLAVEHNSRVEDKPATPGGSPSVFEKETTDLAYSDYPKIDEKPEILNPEPKIDIQEPENFEELQNTETDSEACMPELEAEIKPLPNRRQPKSKRAKPLTVLRTPQPSQNVVSEKPATRKSERIDREKLKRASSPRAETPKATFEPKTSSKSPSHASDSEQNLESSLIHGRTRRRNVRSVYAKLHEDDQASKEMVESSRSMRKRGADKEPIQQDVQIPSTNTRRGRPPKRGAKRSEDVSPVKGDQQKTAEEEMDIKDNPTSVETVKPCEGWRSPRTQKVQQTQLASSIPVSKKGSRIEKQSGGTTALGDQSDLASQDESEVKPKADSEVFGKLAEGAENSESPVHRKEKEPGGKKLVATESMETNSSERTPQPEKSVIKVKTPRFKKNTRQITEEKSHSLKNLEIRVSVDDVKGLLRSEEVEPEAAEASVITKKTVIQGNEETKIVCLPKESPEENEDCLSEPELPADPAAALLARQMELEQAVENIAKLTVEHPPRPYKEPPSEQPIILPPVIVEPEVEVEEEKRANPASETELAAAIDSITEETCADADGFTASSTYTALVPTPESLISQSSNEIMEPETHMVINNILAADSDEGPLSSSPKAAVPESKAAEDAPLLETPKKTGKVRAKTPKKSRSRKGNKKADSPEEVPQPEPSPVKLPESIPEDPETINLKAVTVTATAATSVVTAVATCRRDATSAITVDTPKEAEQPEVEQPVPKESAFHSGTTNISSCKKHPPVIEPSTPTLASAPARSHAASPFGVSLLRPAKMPLSPDWPQRPEESRIYVAPSCHVTVVTPTVPASTALGTSSANPPMPPDTKASDIDPSSSTLRKILMEPKYVSASKSNSIPTTMVTSALSEPSRMSENENPCHTLSSRHLHPEDRPTLTPQPIHHKPSPLTESQQNCGEKTQHTVISPATSVISRIPMPYDTEETPRISLSNRNIGLSLPKQKFKSNSNENNRYHGIDMVEDGTRGRSVVETTSYSTGSSPGLRVNTSEGVVVLSYSGQKTEGPHRMRAKISQIPQASAGDIEFQQSVSKSQIKQDPLSSSSQSPSPKMGPVPASYGHTGVLLTGQSYNSQPVISSTKESLGCDKSDERPYHPTVKMFQPPVSSPQVLMYNTAVIQQHGKREPLSKKKDIAKAVQQSNLSPVMNPHHPSLSGSRMTPSPGIQTDRSTLHLKQEPQSPRTAVPSPSTFTKACASGSSPIGTPVVLSQGMPSVSAYHSSMHHSHSEQSSVIMQAHSVTQSVAHESRINTPPMSGINYVRRGDSHSSSHPGPPQRCNTPQSNVIRDMVLQSHSSPQSVSSGSGSSMTDEDPRHFNQALSRPPGPQLQSDVMMIHSDHRVLHPSLRMDQYRDMHQRILLHQQLGEQSVVEARQPRTAEPGPSSSSISKSPMAGKAIELSGKESLKPLETKLIHPPAGESRIRGVHASSPVMVSPHHHGVQLMHPGGASSFSVYRDVRGFTSQFPGHSSSGHSITNQGLTSSQVPAEPDLSRRGKLSHGGGSDCKPEMSHLRHAPSTEHSHISRIPGDTISPLYQSPMTSPMSLTHKPDVSLQKGPPFMSTPPPAVPSSGSLQPRPEAKLEHSGHRSIDMVQLLTKYPIVWQGLLALKNDQAAVQLHFVSGNTMLAQRSLPPPEGGPLLRIVQRMRLEASQLDSVARRMTVENDYCLLLALPCGRDQEDVLGQTQALKSGFITYLQAKQAAGIINVPNPGSNQPAYVVQIFPPCEFSENHLSRLAPDLLNSISSISPHLMIVIASV; the protein is encoded by the exons ATGGTCCGGGAAACCAGACATTTATGGGTGGGAAATTTACCCGAAAATGTACGAGAGGAGAAAATCATTGAGCACTTCAAGCG ATATGGACGCGTGGAGAGTGTCAAGGTCTTGCCCAAGCGCGGTTCAGAAGGTGGAGTTGCCGCCTTTGTGGATTTTGTGGACATTAAAAGTGCTCAGAAAGCTCATAATGCTATCAACAAGATGGGGGACAGAGACCTGCGCACTGATTACAATGAACCAGGCACAATTCCTAGTGCCGCAAGAGGGCTGGACGATAGTCTGTCCTTAGGCTCTCGTGGCCGGGATGTATCAGGGTTCACAAGGGCAGCAGGGGGGGTCGTGTATGGGCCCCCCACGTCTCTCCACAGCAGAGATGGACGCTATGAACGCAGACTAGACGG GACTGCTGAAAGTCGGGAGCGGGCATATGATCACAGTGCCTACGGACATCATGAGCGTCCTGGTAGCAGTTTTGACCGCCAGCGGCACTATGAAACAGACTATTACCGTGACACGAGAGAAAGGACTCTAAGTACAGCTGGGAGCGGGTCTGGTACCTCAAGTGGAAGCAGTACAACCGTGTCATCGGGAGTCGGTGGAACTATCGTAAGCACTGCTGCTGGCAACACGGGAACAAGCGGATCAGCAGGGGGCACGACAGGAGGAAGTGGGGGATCTACATCCAGTGGGGTCGGCTTCTACCGCTCTCACAGCAGGAGCCCTTGTCGCTTTGAGACGCCAGAGCCTCGCTATGAGTCTCGTGGCAGGGAACCCTTCACTTTGGCCAGTGTGGTTCACAGGGACCTTTACCGGGAGGACAGGGGTCGGCGGGGGGACAGGTCCTACCGCCACAGCCGCAGCCGGTCTCCACACTCAACACATTCTCGCAACCCTTCTCCTCAGAGACTGGCGAGTCAAGCTACCCGTCCTCCACGTTCCCACAGTGGGTCAGGCTCTCGCAGCCGCTCCTCCAGTTCAGACTCGGTCAGcagtaccagcagcagcacgagtgGCAG TGATTCTAGCAGTAGTTCAAGTGATGACTCCCCAGCACGTTCTGTGCAGTCTGCTGCTGTTCCGGCACCCACAGCACTTCCTTTATCCTCCCTTGACAAGGATGAACCACGTAAAAGCTTTGGCATCAAGGTCCAAAACCTTCCTGTGCGCTCCACAG ATACGAGCCTGAAGGATGGTTTGTTTCATGAATTTAAGAAACATGGAAAGGTCACGTCTGTGCAAATACACGGAGCTTCAGAAGAGCGCTATGGGCTTGTTTTTTTCCGCCAGCAAGAGGACCAAGAGAAAGCCCTGGGAGCATCAAAGGGGAAGCTGTTTTTTGGCATGCAGATTGATGTCACAGCCTGGAATGGACCTG AAACGGAAAGTGAGAATGAATTCCGTCCCCTGGATGAGAGGATAGATGAGTTTCATCCCAAAGCCACACGGACCTTATTCATTGGAAATCTTGAGAAGACGACCACTTATCATGACCTGCTCAACATTTTCCAACGCTTTGGAGAAATTGTG GATATTGACATTAAGAAGGTGAATGGAGCCCCACAGTATGCCTTCCTACAATACTGCGACATTGCCAGTGTCTGCAAGGCTATAAAAAAGATGGATGGGGAGTACCTTGGTAACAACAGACTAAAG CTGGGTTTTGGAAAGAGTATGCCTACAACATGTGTTTGGTTGGATGGATTAGCATCAAATACAACCGAGCAGTTTCTTACTCGCCATTTCTGCCGCTATGGACATGTTGTCAAG GTTGTTTTCGACAGAATGAAAGGAATGGCCCTTATCCTGTATAACAACATTGAATATGCACAAGCTGCTGTCAAAGACACGAAGGGGTGGAAGATAGGAGGCAGTAAAATCAAA gtTGACTTTGCAAATCAGGAAAGTCAGATGGCTTTCTATCGCTCAATGCAGGCGTCTGGTCAGGATATTAGAGACTTTTACGACATACTCTCAGAGAGAAG AGATGATCGACGAACTCAGTATGAATTTCCAGCGGAAAGACAATATTATGAAAATGTGCGAACACCAGGAGCATATACTGAAGATTCACGCAGGAAATACTCTGCTAGAAGTCGGGAGTTCTACACTGAATGGGACCCCTATCAGGGAGATTACTATGATCCACAATACTTTGAAGACCCTCGGGAGTATCGGGAATATAGAGCTGACCCTTATGAGCAGGACATTCGCAAATACAGCTACTTGCAACGGGAacgtgaaagagagagagaacgctTTGAAACAGATCGTGGACGTGATCATGGAAGGAGGACCATTGAGCGTAGCCAAAGCCCGTCTCACATTAGCAATCGTCGTCCTGCTAGCCCCACTGCTTCCCCTTCACTCTCTGAGCGGATTCCAAGTGATTCAGATCGTCGCATTTGCTGTCGATCATCTGATAGAAGTGGTAGTTGCAGCTCAGTTTCTCCACCTAGATTTGAAAAACTTGAAAAAACACGCTCTGAAAGGTATAATACGGACAAACTTGAAAAAGATCGTGTTTTTGAAGTTGAAAGAAGCAGTCTGGTTGAAAAGGAGAAGCGGGCTGGGCGTAAAGATCGAGGGGACAAGGACAAAACTGAGAAACAGAGACTTAAGAAGCTCAAAGTTACATCACCTATTATCCAAGCATGTGAGACAGACCCTGAGATTGAAAGAGACGTTAGTCCGGAATCTGCCCTTCGAAGTAAAAACAGTAAAGTTTTAAAGGAAGGCTTGAGCAAAGGAAGATTGGACCTTCTCCCTTGTGTTGTACAGTTAACACGGgttaaagaaaaagaagggaaaTTGATTGGTCAGACTGTGCAAGACAAACAAgtacagagaggggggggtgacAGTCCTAGGTTAGCATCACCTTCATCTGATCAGAGGAGCCCTCTATTCCGCACAGAACCATCAAAAGTAGATATTTCCAAACATGGTAAGGTGCCCAGGGATAAAAACATGCACAGTTTAGTGGAGGTTATAGAAAAGGATACTAAAGTAAAATCCAAAAAGcatggaaaagctgaaatagGATTTGACAGTAGTATTTGTGTTGATATTGATCGTTTAGCTGCAAGGAAAAGGCGCTTTGAAGACTCTGGAAAAAACGAGCGACAAAAGAGAACCAGTGATGAGGACCTTGCAAGATCTGGGCTTCATAAACCATGGAACAATACTAAAGAAACTGATTTGGATAGGAACCCTTTTATAAAAGGGAGCCATAAAAAGGAGCACCACAAAGACAAAGGTGTTCGCGTGGTCTCAGTTAGCAGTCCTTCAGAAGAACAAGACTGTGAGAGAAACTCTGTTGGCCTTTCTCTGGAGAGGGCGTCCCAACTGGGAGAACTGCCAGAGGACTCTTCAGATCAATTAGACTCTGCCTACCTTAAAATGGATTTAGAGGGCTCAAAGAGTGATACTCACAGCAGTCTCACAAAGACGCCAGATGATGGTAGTCTTGATTtgaatgaacagaaaccggTTCAGTCTGAAAATGAACAAGGGAGTGTAAAATGCAGAGATTTCATTGATGGGGAGGAACACTCGCACGTTGACCAGATTAATCTTTGCACAAAACAAATTGAACACAATCAATGGTCCAGGTCCAAGCCTGGCGATCCCGAGAAGTCAATAAAGTTTGAAAAACCATCAAACAAAGAGACTCGAGACTTTGAAAAGGATTACATCATACATGATGCCAGAAAACCAATTCTGGAAGTGGCTAATGACGACTTCTCTTCCTCAAAACGAAAGAAAGTGGAGACTTTTGATTTTGAAATGGGCGCTGCAAAAGGGGAGCGCAGTTTTGCAAGTTCAGAAAAATTGAATGAGGAAACATATCATACTATAACATCCCCAGTAGGAACTGGCCATTTTTCTACAAATGATGAAGATGGCACAGCCCATATTTTGATGTCTGTtgtaaacaaagacagaaaatccTCTCCAATAATAGATGATAAATTGGCCCATATTGAGTCAGTAAAAAACAATTTAGGGCTAACGACTAGACATTTTCAGTCTTCAGACATCGAACTGCCGAAGCTAAAGACTACCTTGCTTGGATGCGATGAAGAGTTAATGCAACGTTGGGAAAGAAGGATGAAATCTGATTCACTTAGAAGGGAAATGACATTTCCAAGTGATGTAGTCAAACTTGAAAGCATCTGCAAACGACTTAGCCAGGATTTAGAACCTGGTGAAGTGCAATCAGATTCAGATGAGGATGACGATaatggagaaaacaaacacatctcgCCTAAATCTAGTTCCCTGTCTTATATCCTCAGGGAACATGATGAGCGAATGATAGACTTAAAACATTCAGGGTCACTGGAAAAGAATAAGTTTTATTCTTTTGCACTGGATAAAACTATAACCCCTGATACGAAAGCACTCCTTGAGAGGGCCAAAACACTGTACTCCTCTAGAGAAGATAATTGGTCATTTCTTCCTTCACGCTTTCCCACCTCCCACAGCTGTTCAGATAAGGACAAGGTAGAGCTGGCCCCTCGACCTATTCCTTCTTGGTATAAGAAAAAGATTCGGACTAATTCTGATGAAAAACATCATGATAAAAAGGAGGACCTTAATCCCCAGGACCAAGAGCGCCAGGAGCTGTTTGCCTCTCGCTTCCTTCATAGCTCCATTTTTGAACAGGATTCTCGGAGGTTGCAGCATCTGGAACGCAAAGATCAAGATTCTGAAACTAGAACTGGTAGGTCTTTTGCTAAACCAGCTGCTACCGAGCGACCGTCTGATTCTGGAAGTAGTGACATCCCTCAAGAGCCCATAGTTCTTTTCCACCGTCGGTTTCTGGAATTTCAACAACAGAAGGACAAAGACCACCCCACACCTGACACCGAAAATGATTTGTTAGCAACAGACATGAaaagagaggaggtggagaattCTGATACTCTACTGTCAGATAAAATATCTGAGCAGTTACTAAAAGTTGAAAACAAATCCACCAGTCCCACTTTGGCATTGTCAGTTTTACAATTTGATGCTTCCCCTAAAGAAATGTCACCAGAAAAGAAAGATTTCTTAACTTCATCTGTGGATCAAACTGTTTCGTGTATCAAAGAAGAAAGCGAGGATTTAGTTGTTGAGATGTCTCTGCCTCATTGTCTGCCTATGGATGACTTGAAACCAGTTGTTCCTAAGTTAAGCATAAGCCCTCCGACTGCCTCTTCAGATATAGTAAATGATCTAGAAACCAAGATAGAGCTGCATGAACCTAAAGTAAAAATTGGTGATGGAAAATTGGCAGTGGAACATAATTCTCGAGTGGAAGATAAGCCGGCTACTCCTGGTGGATCCCcaagtgtgtttgaaaaagaGACGACTGACTTGGCTTATTCTGATTATCCAAAGATAGATGAAAAACCTGAAATCTTAAACCCAGAGCCCAAAATAGATATTCAGGAACCGGAAAACTTTGAGGAGTTGCAGAACACGGAGACGGACAGTGAAGCATGTATGCCGGAACTGGAGGCAGAAATAAAACCACTTCCAAATCGCAGACAGCCCAAGAGTAAAAGGGCAAAGCCACTTACGGTTTTGCGCACACCACAGCCTTCCCAAAATGTTGTGAGTGAAAAACCTGCAACACGAAAAAGTGAACGGATTGACAGAGAAAAACTTAAGAGGGCATCATCTCCTCGAGCAGAAACACCAAAAGCAACATTTGAGCCTAAAACCTCATCAAAGTCACCAAGTCACGCATCAGATTCTGAACAGAACTTGGAGTCAAGTTTGATCCATGGGAGAACCCGTCGTAGGAATGTACGGTCAGTTTATGCCAAATTACACGAAGATGACCAAGCTAGCAAAGAGATGGTTGAGTCATCACGTTCAATGCGCAAACGTGGTGCTGATAAAGAACCGATACAGCAAGATGTTCAAATTCCATCTACCAATACAAGGCGAGGGCGTCCACCCAAAAGAGGCGCTAAAAGAAGTGAGGATGTATCACCGGTGAAAGGGGATCAACAGAAAACTGCAGAAGAGGAGATGGACATCAAAGACAACCCAACCAGTGTAGAGACTGTTAAGCCCTGTGAGGGATGGCGGTCACCTCGCACCCAGAAGgtgcagcaaacacagctggCCTCATCGATCCCAGTTAGCAAGAAAGGAAGTAGAATAGAAAAACAGTCAGGGGGCACAACAGCACTAGGTGACCAATCTGATCTTGCAAGTCAGGATGAGTCTGAGGTTAAGCCTAAAGCTGATTCAGAAGTGTTTGGGAAGTTGGCAGAAGGTGCAGAAAACTCAGAATCACCAGtgcacagaaaagaaaaagagccTGGTGGAAAGAAATTGGTGGCTACAGAAAGTATGGAGACAAACTCCTCTGAGAGAACGCCACAGCCTGAAAAAAGcgtaataaaagtaaaaacaccaaggtttaaaaaaaatactcgGCAAATCACAGAAGAGAAATCACACAGCTTAAAAAACCTTGAGATCCGCGTAAGCGTTGATGACGTAAAAGGATTGCTTCGTTCGGAGGAGGTTGAACCTGAGGCGGCCGAGGCTTCTGTCATTACAAAAAAGACAGTAATTCAAGGGAATGAGGAAACAAAAATAGTTTGTCTTCCAAAAGAATCACCAGAGGAGAACGAAGATTGTTTATCAGAACCTGAACTTCCTGctgatccagctgctgcacttTTAGCGCGACAAATGGAATTAGAGCAGGCTGTGGAAAATATTGCAAAACTTACAGTTGAGCATCCTCCCCGTCCATATAAAGAACCACCCTCAGAGCAACCAATCATATTGCCTCCGGTCATAGTGGAGCCAGAAGTAGAGGTTGAGGAGGAAAAACGAGCAAATCCTGCTAGTGAAACTGAACTTGCAGCTGCCATTGATTCCATTACAGAAGAAACATGTGCAGATGCAGACGGATTCACGGCTTCTTCTACTTACACTGCCCTTGTTCCAACCCCCGAATCCCTGATATCCCAATCCTCAAATGAAATTATGGAACCCGAAACCCACATGGTCATTAATAATATTCTTGCAGCAGACTCAGATGAGGGTCCTCTATCATCCAGCCCAAAAGCAGCAGTGCCAGAGTCGAAGGCAGCTGAAGATGCACCATTACTTGAAACACCCAAGAAAACAGGCAAAGTCAGAGCAAAAACCCCCAAAAAGTCAAGAAGCCGCAAAGGTAACAAGAAAGCGGATTCTCCTGAAGAGGTACCACAACCGGAACCCTCCCCCGTCAAGTTACCGGAGTCAATTCCAGAAGACCCAGAAACCATTAATTTAAAAGCAGTGACAGTTACAGCAACTGCAGCAACCTCTGTGGTCACGGCTGTTGCAACTTGTAGGCGTGACGCCACCAGTGCTATAACTGTAGACACACCCAAAGAGGCAGAGCAGCCTGAGGTTGAACAACCTGTACCCAAAGAATCTGCCTTTCATTCAGGCACAACTAACATATCCAGTTGTAAAAAGCatccaccagtaatagagccgTCCACCCCTACACTTGCCTCTGCTCCTGCCCGTTCACATGCCGCATCCCCATTCGGTGTATCTCTGCTGCGCCCCGCCAAAATGCCACTTTCGCCTGACTGGCCTCAAAGACCAGAAGAAAGTAGAATCTATGTTGCTCCCTCATGTCATGTCACAGTAGTGACTCCTACTGTACCAGCATCGACTGCTCTTGGAACTTCCTCTGCAAACCCTCCAATGCCGCCCGACACGAAGGCCTCAGACATAGACCCCAGTTCAAGCACCTTGAGAAAAATTCTAATGGAGCCTAAATACGTGTCTGCGTCTAAGAGCAATTCTATACCAACAACCATGGTGACGTCTGCCTTGTCAGAGCCTTCACGGATGTCAGAGAATGAAAATCCCTGTCATACGCTGAGCTCAAGACATTTACATCCCGAAGACAGACCAACATTAACCCCGCAGCCTATACATCACAAACCATCTCCCCTGACAGAGTCCCAGCAGAACTGTGGAGAAAAGACCCAGCACACGGTTATTTCTCCTGCTACCTCAGTAATAAGTCGCATTCCAATGCCTTATGATACAGAGGAAACTCCGCGGATTTCCCTAAGCAACAGGAACATTGGCCTGTCACTTCCCAAGCAGAAATTTAAATCGAATTCTAATGAGAATAATCGCTACCATGGCATTGATATGGTAGAAGATGGAACCCGAGGGCGCTCGGTGGTTGAGACCACTTCTTATAGTACAGGCTCCAGTCCAGGCTTGAGGGTCAACACATCTGAAGGTGTTGTTGTCTTGAGTTATTCTGGTCAGAAAACCGAAGGACCTCACAGGATGAGAGCCAAGATTAGTCAAATTCCTCAAGCTAGTGCTGGTGATATAGAGTTTCAGCAATCTGTTTCTAAATCTCAGATAAAGCAAGACCCACTCTCTTCATCATCCCAGTCCCCTAGCCCCAAAATGGGTCCAGTTCCTGCATCTTACGGGCACACAGGAGTTCTCTTGACTGGCCAGTCCTATAACTCCCAACCTGTCATTTCAAGCACCAAGGAGAGTCTGGGGTGTGACAAGTCAGATGAACGCCCGTATCACCCGACGGTAAAGATGTTCCAACCACCGGTTAGTTCTCCACAGGTCTTGATGTATAATACAGCTGTGATCCAGCAGCATGGCAAGAGAGAACCGCTGTCAAAGAAGAAGGACATTGCCAAAGCTGTTCAGCAGTCTAACCTCAGCCCGGTCATGAATCCACACCACCCGTCACTGTCTGGATCTCGAATGACCCCCAGCCCTGGCATCCAAACCGATCGTTCAACTTTACACCTCAAACAAGAGCCCCAGTCTCCACGGACAGCTGTTCCCTCACCTTCAACCTTCACCAAAGCCTGTGCTTCAGGCAGTTCTCCTATAGGGACCCCTGTTGTTCTGAGTCAGGGTATGCCATCAGTGTCTGCTTATCATTCTAGTATGCATCACTCGCACTCAGAACAGTCCTCCGTCATAATGCAAGCTCACAGTGTCACCCAGTCAGTCGCTCATGAATCCAGAATAAACACTCCTCCTATGTCGGGGATTAACTACGTAAGGCGAGGTGACTCACACTCATCATCCCATCCAGGGCCTCCACAGCGCTGCAACACCCCTCAGTCAAATGTTATTCGAGATATGGTACTGCAGAGTCATTCAAGCCCCCAGTCTGTATCAAGTGGTAGTGGGAGCAGCATGACCGATGAGGACCCCAGACACTTCAACCAAGCCCTTAGTAGACCACCAGGGCCCCAGCTTCAGTCAGATGTAATGATGATTCACAGTGATCACCGAGTGCTCCATCCAAGCTTGCGCATGGACCAGTACAGAGACATGCACCAGCGAATCCTCTTGCACCAGCAATTGGGAGAGCAGAGTGTTGTAGAAGCAAGACAGCCACGCACCGCAGAGCCTGGACCGTCCTCGAGCAGCATCTCAAAGAGTCCCATGGCAGGGAAGGCCATCGAACTTTCCGGAAAGGAATCTCTGAAACCACTAGAAACAAAGCTGATCCATCCACCGGCCGGTGAAAGTAGAATCAGAGGTGTTCATGCCTCCAGTCCCGTCATGGTGTCTCCTCACCATCATGGGGTTCAGCTCATGCATCCAGGAGGTGCCAGCTCCTTTTCAGTGTACAGGGACGTGCGAGGCTTCACATCACAGTTTCCAGGACATTCTTCATCAGGACACAGCATCACAAACCAAGGCCTTACATCTTCACAG GTCCCTGCTGAGCCTGACCTGAGTCGCAGAGGTAAACTGTCACATGGAGGAGGAAGCGATTGCAAACCTGAGATGTCCCATCTTCGCCATGCTCCATCTACGGAACACTCGCACATTTCTCGAATACCAGGCGATACCATCTCGCCCTTATATCAGTCTCCCATGACGTCCCCGATGAGTCTTACTCACAAGCCTGATGTGTCACTTCAGAAGGGCCCTCCCTTCATGTCAACACCTCCACCAGCGGTGCCCTCATCGGGTTCACTGCAGCCACGACCCGAAGCCAAGCTGGAACATTCAGGTCATCGCTCCATTGACATGGTGCAGCTTTTGACG AAATATCCTATTGTTTGGCAAGGTCTGCTGGCACTGAAGAACGACCAGGCTGCTGTCCAGCTGCACTTTGTTTCTGGGAACACCATGCTGGCACAGCGCTCTTTGCCACCCCCAGAGGGAGGGCCACTCCTTCGGATTGTCCAGAGGATGAGGCTTGAGGCGTCCCAGTTGGACAGTGTGGCACGCAGAATGACT GTGGAGAATGACTACTGTTTACTATTGGCTCTACCCTGTGGTCGTGACCAAGAGGATGTGCTTGGTCAAACCCAAGCCTTGAAAAGTGGCTTCATCACGTACCTGCAAGCCAAACAGGCAGCTGGCATCATCAACGTGCCCAACCCCGGCTCTAATCAG CCAGCTTACGTGGTGCAGATTTTCCCACCGTGTGAATTCTCTGAGAACCACCTGTCACGGCTGGCCCCGGACCTTCTTAACAGCATCTCCAGCATTTCCCCTCACCTCATGATTGTCATTGCCTCTGTTTAA